The Setaria viridis chromosome 6, Setaria_viridis_v4.0, whole genome shotgun sequence genome includes the window TCATTAAAAGATCAAGAAAGGGATGAACAATAGCTAGTACAGAGAGGGATTCTTGCGTCGTTGTACTCCAAACAAAATGCAATCTATCTCATATGAGAATTAACTTTCACCGGATTGtcttttttgggaaaaaaaaactgtactGTATTTTACTCTGTACAGAAGCACAAAGCATTgttatgttttttaaaaaaagatagtCAAATAAAATTTGCTCTAGTTCTTCAAAGTCTCTAAAATCATCTGTTGATATTTAAAAGCATTTTGCTATGGTTATGATTGCGTTGCTACTTGCTACAAGCATCATAAGGGAGTACTAAGCAGGAAAAATCGAAAGCATGCCAGCCGAATGATCTAGTTCTTCAAAGTCTCTAAAATCTGGAGAGATGCTAGTTGACCAAGAACAGAGCATTTTGATCTACGATAGTAAGCCAGAGTAGAGCAAGAAAGAACACAAAATTTGGGAATTAAAAGACCGTAGATATATTTATGTAGGTGCCTCGAATCCTGAGAAAATCAATCAAAAAGTGGAGAAAAATTTCCTGTCAAAACGTACGCCCAAATTGACTAGAAACTGCAGAAGTGTAGTACTACGGTCGAAACACCAACCGAAAACATCGGAGGCGAGGACGATGGCGTGGCTTGAGCTTGCGGctgaaggaccgaaagggcgatcagaggggggtgaatgggaacctataaaaattctcaacaagaacaaggcctatgtcccaaatACAACCCCAAAGCACACAACACGTtgtatcgtcaagatgacgcaagtcaactcgtgacaagctcaccctaggaacgatacaCGTATCatatcatgacaaatctcatgattttcagactttgcttgctttttttacaatttaaaaatcattcggtcACACGTTCGTgatcgtgtttcctgaacaagatgtttgaaatttctttttatttcatgggtcaggtctcaaattgggttaaataatatgaatatcatttttctactcattttattctataatttgaatcacttgcagttcaaatttgacttataccaaaaatttcctttaaatacaattaattaattaaatatagcaaacaaattcaaaaatataccaaattttaacatggagtaccacatgttgtatgtggggagtagaaaaaatctCAAGgttaaaagggaaaaaaaacttattatttgtcgagtgtcaaaaaaacactcggcaaacccccctctttgctgagtgtttttttcttgacactcggcaaagtccctctttgccgagtgtttttttttgacactcagcaaagctccttgtttgccaagtgttttttctttgccgagtgtttttagcttggcactcggcaaagagcttgttgccgagtgtcgaaaaaaacactcggtaaatttGCGGTTTCCGTAGCGAGAGTAGTTTACAAAATCAGGCATCATGACGCAACAATCAATGAAAATCAAGAAGCAGAAATATGACAGTTATTTTGAGTAGTTTTTAACATGATCATCTAAAGTTTGTCTCTTTCATTGGCATAGTTGGCCACTTCCTCGTCCGAGGCCACCATTGATCATGCATTCATGCCTAGGGAAATCCGGCCCAAGTGTACAGTCCAATAGCCCATATGCAAAGAAAATCCGAATCGACTAAACCTACTGCGATCCTAGCCGCCTCCGATCTCCGAGAGGATCCTCAGCATGTTGCTGCACTGTTTGTAAGGGCGCTTTGCTTCACCCTACGGGTTTGGTGCATAATTCTCGAGCTGCAATGTTCAAGTTTGCACAAAGAACGAGCACATATGCGATGTAGCGGGGTGTGTATTCACCTTAAATAGAGGGCATATTTTAAAGTGTGTGGGATCCAATATTGGTCAACTTGACAAGAACAGATATTCACTGCTGTGCAAATTTTTTCCATCTGGATGTACGAAAATAttattcttatttatttattcgaAACAGTCATGTGCAGATAAGACATGTCTTCACTACAAGTATTTGTGGAACCAGTCGAGCATGTAAGCAAGAGCTTTTTCAGCGCTTTTAACAGCGAACGGGTCGGTGGTATTGTATCTGCAAGCAAATCCATGGGCAACTCTTGGGAAGATCTTGACAAAGTACTCAATCTGCAAGAGAGGTAATGTCATATAAACGGGTGAGGTTCTGCCAAGAAAAATTCACATGTGCAGGTGCATTGGTATTGAGTGCCACTAAACCcagcaagaagccaagaaacTCACATCCATTCTTTCACGCAATTCTTGCTCGAACTGACGCACTTGTTCCTGCGGTGTGATTGTGTCGTTTTGAGCTCCAAGGATCTCAATTGGCCATTTGACCTCTGAGTTTTAAGTGAGCGCAGTTAGCACACGAACAGAATACTAGTCATACACAGTGTGCCTAATAAGTATGGTAAGAAACACACACCTTTCATATCATCAACAGTCACATATGCAGGATGAGAAAGGACAACTACTTCTGTATCGTCAGTTTTTGCTATCTCGGCGGCAAATTTTCCTGGCAAATAATCAGAAAAAAGGTAGAAATTAGCATGTTTTATGTCTTGCCTGAAGAAGaatattgaaaaataaaattccaGTAGGGCCAAGCTACTGAATTGTAGTGATTGCTGTCGATTTCACTCACCCCCCCAGCAGTAACCTCCAACCCCAATAGATTTTCCTTCGTTTCTCAAAGAAGCCAAGAGTGGCTTGGCATCTTGAGCAGCTGTGACCTGTAGGATCGATCGACATTGCAATCAATTTATTTGCAACTAATGATGCAATGCAAGATTTTGTTAAAGATTCGTTATGTTATCATTTGACTAGAAATTGAAATTAATTATCCCCGGTGAACATGAACTTACTGGGGAGTGAGATTTGATCCATTCTGAAAGGATTTTACTGTCGTTGTAAGGATCGCCGTGGAAGAAATCAGGCACCACAACGTAGTATCCTGTTGCGGCAACTTTATCGGCTATGTTTCTGCATTATTACACAAGCACTGGTACTAATTATATTTTAACTAGCGAACAAGGCTGAAGTGCCATGTCATTTTAGTTTCTAAAACAGAGCCGAACATCGTTTAAACAACTAAATTAAAGTAGATTGCCGCGGTAACGGCCTCTCTGCTGCTTTGGTCAGGGATTTATTTACTGGTAACTGGTTTAAATTACTAGAAGTTTGAGCTGAAATCATTTTGAAATAAAATTGGGCCTATTTTCTCGGTTTGTAAGTGTTTCTGAGAGGCAAAGCAAGCTGCCATGTTTGATGACAGACCTATCCATACCAGAACTACAATCAAGTCTTCCAAAAGGCTAAAACTTCATGTTTCCAGTCATTAGTGCAATATAGTGTTTCAATAATGTGAGTGTAAgtagaaatataaaaaaaaaccaTACATTGCCCAAACAAaaaactccagttcatcaagcTGAAAACAGCTGACTACACCATGGAGCTTCCTATGTGTTTTACTAGTTTTTGGGAAGCAAGGATATCCCTGTGTATAATCTCTTTATACTTGTTATTAAGTCACAAAAGTTTCATCTTAATGTTTCTATCTGATTCTATTTCCATCttgtttttaaataaaaaatctcATGTTCTACCATGTTTCAGGAAAGGAAACGTTCACTTATCAACTCTTAACTATTGCCATGCTCTGTTTTTCATCTCATTGTGCCTGTCCGGTTTTCAATCTCCAACTTTAAAACTTTCTAAAAGACTACCTTCAACTCAGAACAAAACCAGGGTGCTTTTGGATGATGTGGCCTGGTTTTGTCTGCTGGTGTATGCATGTGTACAAGTAGTACACTGATCAGTACAAAACAGCAAGCAAAATACAATAACTGCTGGGACAATATAATATAACATCCTCTAATTTcccttcttccacctctctctccccctcaaATTAATTTTTTAGCAACTTCGTTCATCAGCATACTAGGATTCCATCATTTCTTTGGGAATCGCGTTGTTTCCTATATTTTTGTGCTGTATTAGAAATCGTAAGGAACTTGAATTCAAGAACTTAAAACCATTTTTTATACCTCAGTATAGGTGCCTCGAACCCTGAAGAATATTTGTCGAAAGAACAGAGAATATATTTCAGTCAGACAAACCACAAAAATAACCATCAACCAAACTGAACGTAAATTTGCACTAGAGGAGTGTGAAGCTGGCCGGCTGGACCAACCGTAGACATCCGAGGCGAGGACGATGGCACGTATGGACATGGAGGGGCCGGTGACATAGGCCCTGAACCCCCCTGGAAGGTCGTCTACAACCTTGCCAGCTTCAACGCCGCGCAACGACAGGTCCGGCGGGTTGTCGAGGCACTGCGAGTGCTCGTCGTGAACGGTCGCCGCCGCGACTAGCACCACGGCGAGGCAGAGGAAGAGCAGTGCGGCGGAGCTCATGGCGCTTCGACAGGAGGTTCTCTTGCTAGGTTGTCTCCACCGCTGCTGCGTTGCGTTTGTTTATATAGCACGAGGGCCGACGGCATGGTAGGCTAGGTTGCCTCCACGTCGCCGTCCGGCGGCCGGCTGCTTTTTCTACACGAAAGCGAGCGGAACGGAAGCTGAAAGCGCTCGATGAATTTGAGTGAAATACTCCATGTGGTATCTCTGGTGTACAGTTCATGTACTACCACTAGCCTTTATAAGCCCTCCTGTAGTTCTGCTCTTAGGTGGTCCATTAAGCAAAGGATTTGAGCCCTTGGACGCGAAGCTCCTCGCCGATCTATCTCTTGTTTCTACGGCAAAAGTACATGGAAGGCTATAACTTTGGCCGTGATTAGGACATCAATATGAGTTCTGACTTTAGGTCGTCTGACAAAAAATATGAGGAATTTTTGTaagagggggtgtttggtttctcgagctaaagtttagttcgtgtcacatcgaatattcggaggctaattaggagaactaaatataagttaattataaaactaattgcacgtatagaggctaaacgacgagatgaatctattaagcctaattaatccatcattaaagcaacacattgtcaaatcatggactaataagcttaatagattcgtctcgccgtttagcctccacttatgtaatgggttttgtaaatagtctacgtttaatacttctaattagtatctaaacattcgacgtgacGGAGGCTGAAGTTTAGGGTGAGGAGCCAAAAACCCCGGAAGTTTATGGTTCGTTCGTTGACATTTGTGGCAATGCTGTCCTTCCAGGCACATTGACATTTATATTTCGTACATAACTAGCAAGATGGAGATGGCCCGACGCAATCTGTGTGGCTAGTTTTAGTACCCTTCAATGCaaattctcatttttttcctcaAGCCAAATTAAGTAAAATTTATTCGAAAACAATTACACAAAAGGTGCAGTCCCAATGAATTCATGCCGTAAGAAACGATTTCTCGCGCAGCTTCTGTTTGGCAACTTCCGATGCCCATCAGCACAATGTTGAGTCTACGGCGCGCGCTGCAGCGCCCCGCGGCGCACGACGCGGAGGGTGGGTCTCATGTGACCCCTATTTTAAGTACAGGGCTGGATaccgagacgtatctgacatgaaAGTTATATCACAGGACGGGCATAGTCTACGTAATAAGATAGTAACTTGTCGAGGATCAGGAAAAGTACTTGTAGCAATCAGAGTAGGACtcgcctagtcgaatccgactagtattcatGTAAACAATTGACCttaaccctgcccccagcaatataaggcgaggtagggatCCTCTCTAAAGTAATTCAatccaatcaacacacaggatgtagggtattatgcaatctagcggtccgaacctatttaaatcgtgtgtctgtgttcactttcgagttcctaatctcggcgagccccgTTAACTAAAACACTACttcgggcaccccctcggtgggttgccgggtctaaacaccgacaacccCACCATGTGCTGGCCcacgcatttttttttcttttcaattattttttctataccaaataaatattgtatatacatataaattttgcataatttttttaacaacATTCTCTCAAAAGTTATGACAAATATTATGCGTATAAGTTATGTATATCATGAAAGTTGTATTACGAAATTTATCACCTAAATTGTTGTTATGAAAAAAGTTATGCGTACAAATTGTGCATATAGGTTACAGCTTTCTAAAAACACTAGGATCGTGCCAGTGCGTTACTACGGGcaacaaatatttatattgaAATACACATAGTAACTTGCAACATCAATCCAAAACAAGACATTCAACACTCCATTTATGGGTTTAACGTACTTTCCAATTATATTGTTCTGTTATAGTCTCAGCTGTGAATTTAATGAGCTAGAAATCAAGCTTTCTTTTAAGTTTCACGGATTTCAGACCGAGTTGAGTTGGACTACCTTTTGCTCAAACTGTGATTGTCcctataaattattttaattaatCTGTTTGATATGCAACTCAAAAGAATAGAGCTAATATATGTACTTAGCATGGCCATCCTGTTAAACATAATTGTTGCCATGAAAATAATGCATTATGTATTACTCCCTAGCTACTTTGTAGTGGTCAATATCAAATATCTTCTTGACGACCTGACAGACTAAGTGGCCAGATGGGATGATCTTCAGTCCATCCGACAACGAAATTTTAGATCTATTGCCATTAGCAATATATAGGCTTGGCATATCTCATGCATTCACAAAGAAATCTGGACTGTATAAGAGTACCTTCCTTGAATGATCCACTGAGCGATTATTACTTGTGCCATGCATTCACAAAGAAATCTGGACTGTATAAGAGTACCTTCCTTGAATGATCATTACTTGTTCAACCTGCTTAAAGAAAATGATTATTTGGCCTAACAGTAAGGTTACAACACGAAAATAAAGCTAACAAGTTGGAGGTAAATTCAGTTAGGAAATTTGAGATGCCGTAGATTTAGGTAATTGTAAACTGATCAATCCTCAGGTTGGAGACAACTACTGTGCAATTCAGGTAATTGTAAACTGATCAACTACCAATTGTTCAGATGCCGCAGAGGTCCATCTAGCAGTCAGGTATTTTAGTCCATCTGACCACAAGAATGAAACTCACCTGGAGCCCTGGGTGACAGCGTCCCCGTTCTCGTGCTCCTGGCGGCACGCCGACAGGGTGGCGTAGGCGTTCACCTCTTGACCAGCGCGCTAGGCCTTGACCTCTTGATGTTCAATATCTAGGTCTGACTGTAAAAAAGATCAATAGATATATTAGATATATCGGTGTTGTCATTACATTACAATGGTAATCTGATACCTTACATGCATACTCTGACATGTAGTTTGTAGCATTAGGCTTATAATAGTTCTCCATCAATATTAGTGGGTCATAAAACTGATAAAAATGGAGATTAAGGAGTACTGCACACTATCTTCAGTATATATAAAGAACATGATAATCTGAAACTTCCCAACTGAACATCATCGCTGACTGATCAAGTTCGTTACTGAATCATAAACTATGAATGTGAGGCCTGTGTCTCTGAAGCAAGATCGCTACACATCATTGCTGGCTGAAACCAGTCAATCAACAGAGTCTAGCacatgggaaaaaaaaagcaaagagTAATAACTTGGTGAATAACAAAACATCgtcagaaaagaagaaaagaaaaaggagcgGATGAAATTCTTAGCAGAACAATATAATGTATGGAATACTCCATCAGTGTACTTTCATCATGGTCGACATGTTCAATACATAAGCATTTCCATGTCTCGATTTTATCAGTCTAGCTCGTATTTCACTCACATAAGGGGATTTTTTACCAAGCAAAAGCAGCAAAAGACCATGAAACCTTATTATTACTGACAGGATATGAAAATACCATATGTATGTGGGGAAAAGGATGCAGACTCCAAATTGGTCCCTGCCATGAGCTGTGTAGCCACCCAGCCATCCCCATATATTTTCTTCAGGTTTGAACACAATACTGGTTGCTGCACTTCCCAGGATGGGTACTTGTGGAGGCCATGCTAATTAGCGATCAATACCTGTTGCCTGCACGAACATAATCCCAAGCTttaaaaatgatattttcatAAAATTGAGTCAGAAGCAGGTCTATATAAAAAATGTGTAACTGACGTACAAGTGATTTGCTTGGCTAATGCAGGGAGCCCATGTATGATAGCGAAACAAAATTATAGCACTTTGGAATTGTGCGTTACAATACATGAAAAACAATTATAGTACATGCTCATGCCTTCATCGAAGACATTCTCGTGCCACTTAGTTTTTTTAGGAGAGATTGAAAGCactaagaatatttttcacaaaGTTTAGTACTTAAAACTTCCAATTGATAAATTTCAGCAATCTTGGTAACAATCGCTCTTCCAAATACTATTGTACTGTTAGTTGACCATTGTGCCCTAATAGTTAAACTTCCCCATAAGACCATAGTAACAGCAAGTAAATAAACATGCATGTAATCTTTCATTGTGGCCAAAACTCCTTGAATTCTTAAAAAAATGATTGGCTCtgatgtcacacccggttttaaaacaaaaccaagtgctatctatatgtatgtcaggatctagtttcatatattgtaacatcattagtgaataacaacaacagtatcacgtaaaaagataaaaaaaaagacttaCAAGACTATCAGAGACACACAGCTTAAATATTGGAAACgtaggctccaaacttcacaggcactcaactgggggttgcgtacgcctagaactcagcaccatcttcacaatgacttcatagcagcttcatCTTCTAAGCAACGTTgattatagcaagggtgagcacatgtcgtacttAACAAGTGTGGGGAAGATATGAATGCAAGgtttaaacaaggaaaggctgactggttgactgcattaagcatttttagttggtcaaattttattagcacctgattactaaggtataagtatgtaccaacccacaattaagcATAAAGCACCAACATTATCCAAGGAACCATAATTTAttctcatctttaagttcaattatcatgtgagggtccaggccattCTTAactgtgagcacggctgatatatcagttttacactctgcagaggttgcacatctttgcccacaagtcgtgtaaaagttcaaaagagcTTTAGACCCAATCatgctgtgctgatcaggcacaatactacacttccgaggtgtgattgcataggaacGCTACAAGGCCTTTATAAAGATTCTcaagtaagtggtaacccgctaaggttttcgGATCAGTAGTGTGCATAAACCCCTCTCAGGACTGCGAAGCTTCCATAAAGCAGATCAGTCTAAGGGGCGGGTTATACACCATCAACCGCCACCCCTTttaccctttcggtaagattaccccggattagagtctctaattaattagctaagatAAGAGCCACGATAGTTCtcgtggttgtactgtttttctgggtggttctccatgttccgattaaatcaagtgatcttgtattaatacgcgtatagcataaataaaagtCATGATTAATATTTAAGTTCATTAAGATCATCATaaccaagtatagcagctaagcatagctacccaacagaatcATAAACCTaggttgacaaggaatgatTATAAAAattaggcaaaccttaataggacccatcaaattaaatgcaggcatatgcaatagtgattaataaagttattgggacaaaagcacaagaaCACACTTACTTTTCTCCAACGACAAGTTACTCTTATTGCTCTTCGgttcttgctctcttgaaactcttactcTTCAAAGCTTCTgaacaacgatccttctactctaagcaaacatcggcaacaaacaaacaagtacaacttaaaacaataaaaaaaagacTTTAAAAAAGCGTACTAAAGGACAAGGCTTGATCTAAGGGAGCGCTAAGAACGAAACTATCGAGACGCTTGATtcataaaagaaataaagaCTATATGTTTGTTTCAtgttaattaaataaaatatgcacataggttattttagagaaataccctatttggaATTAAGCAAGTTACATTCAATTATTAAAAATACGGTAAACttaattatattttattttaaaatattcaAGTACGAGTTATGTcaatttaacaattaactttAAAAAGAGTATAAGACATCCAATCCAATAACTTTGTATTTCGTGTTAAACAAGATTATTGAAAACACGGTAAACTTGattatattttatttataaatattcaaACGCGAAAGGTACGGGCTAAACAAGATTATAGGGACCTAAACGCGATTAATCGTAGACTACAAGGGTTAGCAAGAAAGATTACCAAGACACAAAGAATAGAGCCGCGAAAAGCTGAAAACtcggggttagatctgcaaaaggtcAAGGCTTGGATTAGATTGCAAGGATCTGGAAAGTTTGAGGTTTATTCTGTGAAACTGCAAGACACAAGAAGGAGCATAAGAATTACAGGATTTTCATGGGCTTCTTCGCAAAACGGagccttatcttcttcttccagctcCTGCTCGCTCCGCTCGTGTGGCCGATCAGATTATCGGCGGCGGTTGCTGGCCGGGCCAAGGGGGCAGGGCgcgcgcggctgcggcggcggtggcgcgccggCGCAGCAGGCGGCCAGGAAAGCAGCGCAGGCAGCGGCTCGGCGCAGGGGCaacacaggcggcggcgggcgcggttAAGCAGAGGCGAgaaaaggcggcggcggcgatttgagaggcggcggcgcttggtgGGGCGAGGAGGCGGAAAAGGGTGGGGAAAGGGGctctggtggcggcggggcgttTTATaggggcggaggagggagctgaggcggcggccggccataAATGGCGGCGATTTGGTGCGGGCGGCCGTTTCTGATGGGGAGAGGAAACGagggggcgaggcggcgcgtGCGCGGGGGAAGGGGAGCGGGTGCGGGACGTGGAGCAGCGCGGGAGATGGAGCGGTGCAGAGGACGCCGGGGAGGAgccgcgacgcggcggcggccggtagAGATCGAGCAGCAGGAGCGGTCGGATGAGCGCCTGgcctgaggaagaagaaaaacctgcaggtggggcccacctggcagtggaagggagagaggaggagagatgGCGGGCCAAGCTGGGCCGGAAGCTGGGCCACGGGGGAGAAAGATGGGAGTTGGGCCGGTGCAGGGTGGAAAGAGGGAAAGGGAGGTGGGCCTGTGGGAAAGGCCAGATGGGCCGGGCGAACGGAAAATAAAAGTGGACCGCGGTCTGGTTGGGCCGATTTGGGTCGGGCCCAAGGCTCGGcccaaaaggaaaagaaaagatagATTATTTTCAGAAATTATTTCACGTGGGAATATATATCCAGAAAATTCTAGATAAATAATTTAAACCACGAAAAATATtctgaaaatcccaaaaatttaAGAAAAAATCCCATGAGGAAtgtaaataaaatatttggagctcaTGAAAAAGGATTTTAGAACTATCCCaaaattggattaagctcaagaaaaaaagagaataaaTTCCAGTAATGGctgaaaaattctcagaagggtTTAGACAATGTCTAAatgcatttttgaaacttttttacTCAAGAAACATCAAGATGCAacggcatgaatgcacagatAGAAAAcaacaaccttatttaattccaaaaacaaataattatttttcctatactaaatttcctatgaagaaaataaatattaggaaaaatttaattataaaaaattattgtttaattatttctttttaatcatattctaaaattcaaaaatttcaaagGTATGACATCTAAGTACTCTAATGAAACCAGTTTAGAAAATACAGTTCAGTAACCTGCTCTTATGAAGACTGCATATGAAAAAAATAGTACCTTCCGAGGGTTACACCTACATAACATCAGTGAGAGATACTTAGCTTCTAGCATACACATGTTCAGAAGCAGTTCTTTGCAGGCCAATAAGGCATCCATTAAAATACTTAGCACCATGCATTGCTTTGTGTCAGGTTGTCCCGgtacaaaatagaaaaaaatatttttcatttaGCAAACATGTCAGAGAAGCAAAATTCAGAAATGATGTGCAGTGTCACCAACAGGTCAAAAAAGTAAGGACAATCTATAATTGTGGTCATGAAATTATGCATCATCCGCGAACACAAAAGCCAGTCATCAACTATTTACATGGTAACCCTGAATTATTTAGATTTACTTCCTACATGCATAAAAATAAACCTCTCATGATTTCGTTGGACATCACATATcaaaagggagaaaaatgaaaCCTAAGACAATTGAATCATAATGATTTTTTTCTATGTGGAAGTAGATAATTTCCTTATCTTTCAGACAGCCACTCCAGAAACTAATCATACAATCAAATTTAGTTAGAAATTTAGAGCATGCTAGCACAGAACAATAGGAGCTATGAATTTACACATGCTAGCTGTAGATTGTCTAGAAAAATCGAAAACCAAATACTTGATGCCAGCAGATCTAAAGAATCATTGTGTTTTAGGAACACCCACCGATCGGAGCAGGCAACAACGGAGCTGCCTTGGGGCCGCCATCGACTTGGAGCTCCTTGTTGA containing:
- the LOC117859984 gene encoding endo-1,3;1,4-beta-D-glucanase; this translates as MSSAALLFLCLAVVLVAAATVHDEHSQCLDNPPDLSLRGVEAGKVVDDLPGGFRAYVTGPSMSIRAIVLASDVYGFEAPILRNIADKVAATGYYVVVPDFFHGDPYNDSKILSEWIKSHSPVTAAQDAKPLLASLRNEGKSIGVGGYCWGGKFAAEIAKTDDTEVVVLSHPAYVTVDDMKEVKWPIEILGAQNDTITPQEQVRQFEQELRERMDIEYFVKIFPRVAHGFACRYNTTDPFAVKSAEKALAYMLDWFHKYL